The genomic window GTGTGCTGGTGGTGGATGACAATTCCGTCAACCGCAACGTTGCCCGCCTTATCCTAGAGCGGGATGGCTATGGGGTCGATCTGGTGGATGACGGCATGGAAGCCATCGTGGCGGCGGAGGCCAGCCGATATGATCTGATCCTGATGGATGTGCAGATGCCCGGCATGGACGGGATTGAGGCGACGCGGATGATCCGTACGCAGGAAGGCCAGACAGGCAAGCCCCGTACGCCCATCATTGCCATGACGGCTAATGCCATGGTCGGCATGCGTGAGAGCTATCTGGAAGCCGGCATGGACGATTACGTTTCCAAACCCTATGAGCCCCTTGAATTGCTGCGTACGGCAGCACATTGGTGCAGCATGCGGGAAACCCCTGACCCCGCCATTGCCCCGCCCCCTTCGGAAAACTTGATGGATTTCGTTGGATACCCCGTCATCGACAAGACGGTCATGGATGGGTTGCTAGCCTTTACCGACGGTCCGGAGTTTGCCGATCTGGTCACGAAATTCGTGGCAACAGGGCGTGAACGCACGGCGCGGATGGGCAGCATGGCGCAGAATGGTGGTTGGGAGGAATTGCGGCGCGAGGCGCATTCCATGATCTCTCTGGCCGGCAATCTGGGGTTGCGGCAGGTGCAGCACCTGGCGGCTGCCATCGAAACCAGCCTGATCAACGGGGAACAGGCAACAGCCGTAAAGATGGCCCAGAAGATATCCAACCTCGCGCCGGCGGCGTGGAAGGCGGCGGAGGAACATGCGGACGCCTTGGTGCGGTTGCCAACGGCGCCTTAACCATTTGCTGTCATCCCACAGGGTCGGCCTGCATCTGCCAGGCAAAAGAAAAAGGGCGTTCCCACCTGGGGAACGCCCTTTCTCCGTACTGAGCCCGGCGAACCGGGAACCAAACGCGATTAGCGCTTGGAGAACTGGAAGCTGCGGCGGGCCTTGGCCTTACCGTACTTCTTACGCTCGACCACGCGGCTATCGCGGGTCAGCAGGCCAGCGGCCTTCAGCGGCGGACGCAGGCCCGGCTCGAAGTAGGTCAGGGCCTTGGAGATGCCGTGACGCAGCGCACCGGCCTGGCCCGACAGACCACCACCGGAAACGGTGGCGATGATGTCGAACTGCTCGATGCGGCTGGTGATCTGGAACGGCTGGTTGATCATCATGCGCAGCACGGGGCGGGCGAAATAAACCGCCAGCTCACGGCCATTCACGGTGATCTTGCCGGTGCCGGGCTTCACCCAGACGCGGGCGACGGCGTTCTTGCGCTTGCCGGTGGCATAGGCGCGGCCGAAAGCGTCGAGCTTCGGCTCAGCCGGAGCGGCCGGGTCAGCGGCGACGGAGGCGGCGGCAGCGCCGGCCTTCAGGTCAGCGAGGCTGTTGATCGTGGCCATTTATCAGGCGCTCCGCTTGTTCTTGGCGTTCTTGGCGGCGAGGTCCAGCACCACCGGCGACTGCGCGGCGTGCGGATGCTCGGCACCGGCGTAAACGCGCAGGTTGCCCATCTGGCGGCGGCCCAGCGGGCTGCGCTTGATCATGCGTTCAACGGCCTTGATGATAACGCGCTCGGGGAAGCGGCCATCCAGGATCTGACCGGCAGAGCGACCCTTGATGCCGCCCGGGAAGCCGGTGTGCCAGTAGAACATGGCATCGTTCCGCTTGTTGCCGGTCAGGACGACCTTCTCGGCATTGATGACGATGACATTGTCACCGCAATCCAGGAACGGGGTGTAGGTGGGCTTGGTCTTGCCGCGCAGGATCAGGGCGATCTGGCTGGCGAGACGACCCAGGACAACGCCTTCCGCATCGATCAGAATCCAGTTCTTCTCGATCTCGGACGGCTTCAGGTTAAAGGTCTTCATCGGAGCACTCGGGCTTATACGGATGAAGGCGCCAACCACCGGGCTGGCACCGAAGCGGATGGTGATGTACCGCCCATGACCTGCCACCGCAAGCAAAAAATGCAGCAGATGCAAGGACCTGCAAAACGGTATTATAATACCTCATCCGCAAACGCTTTGATTTTATTGAGAAAAATCCCGTCGTTCGAAGGTGCGTTGTGCCCGGAAGCCCTTGCCATGACGCGGTGACATGGGGCGGATGCGTGGGAACAAGCGGGCGGGCGATGATGTTCATCCTTCATCCGCCACTTGCGATGGAGAAGATTATGTCGATTGCCTATGCCAAGGCCGGAATTGCCGCCCTGACCCTGACCTTCACCCTGGCCGCGTGCGGCAGCAACATGCAGGAACGCGCCGCCAGTGGCGCCCTGATCGGTGCCGGTACCGGCGCGGTCCTGGGTGGCAGCCTGGGCAGTGCCGCCCTGGGCGGCCTGGCCGGCGCCGGTGCCGGTGTCGTGGTGAACGAGGTGCAGAAGGACAAGCAGAAGAAGCGCAAGCCCTGATACTGGCTTGGCGGGCGCTTAAAAGCTCAAAGGCCGCCGGGATCGCTCCCGGCGGCCTTTTTGCACGAAACGAAGCCCCAGGCCTTACTTCAGGCCCAGTTCCTTAACGATATGCTGCGCGCCATAGACATTGCGCAGGGCCTCGGACATGCCGCGCACATCGACCATGACGGTGCGGTTGCGCTTGGGCTCATAGCCATAATCGCCCGATAGGCTGTGGATATTGCCATCGAAGACTAGGCCGATCACCTCGCCCTTGGCATTGATGGCGGCGGAGCCGGAATTGCCGCCGATAATGTCGTTGGTAGAGACGGCGTTATACGGCGTGGCCATGTTGACCTTGCCCTTGGCGTCATCCCAGCTCTTGGCCATGTCGAACGGGAAGGCGCCGGTGTCGCGCTCATACAGGCCACCGATGGTGGTGTAGGGCTTGACCTCGGTACCATCCAGTTCCGTCCAGCCCTGCATCTTGCCATAGGACAGGCGCAGCGACAGGGTGGCGTCGGGATAGACGCTGTCGCCATAAAGGGCGAAGCGGGCCTTGGCGATGCGGGCCTGGGCCTGCTCGACCACGGCGTCCACTTCCTCTTCGACCGACTTGCGGGCTGCGCGGGCGGCGGCATCCACCACCCTCATGAGCTTGATCATCGGATCGTCAGAGGCATCGATGGCCGCCTTGCCACCCTCGAACAGGCGCAGGCGTTCGGCCGGATCGCCCAGCTTGCTGGCCTTCACGGCGGCGGCTGCCACCTGATCGGGCGACTGCTTGCCCAGCACGGCCTTGACCAGGGCGTCATCGGGGCCGAACTGCTCGCGGAACTTGGTCAGCGAGAAGGTCAGCAGGGCGACTTCCAGGTCGGCATGCACCGGGGCCGGGTTGGACAGGCGCTGCTTCAGCGCCGGCAGACGGCTGTCACCATATTCGCGCAGACGCTGACCCGACGGCAGCAGACGCTCATCCCCGGCGCGCAGCACCAGACGGGCATTCATGGCCAGCACGCTGTCGAAGGCGCGCATGCGCTCCAGATGGATCAGGCGCTGATAGAGCTGAACGTAACGGGCTTGCGCCTTTTCGATCTGTTCGAACGCGTCGCCGACCTGGGCGGCCAGCTTCGGATCGGCAGCGATCTTGGCGCGCAGCTCCTGCTCCGCCTTGACCTTGGCGCCGAAGAATTCCTTGTCGGCCAGCGCCATCTGGCGGCCTTTCCAGACCTTGATGGAATTCTCGATGCTGTTCAGATCGTCAAACGCCTCGCGGTTACGGTCGGCATTCTCGCGGCCGAACTCGATCAGGCGGCCACGCTTTTCCTGGGCGAAGAACAGGAAGGAGGGGGCGACATTGTCGCGCACGAATTCCAGCTCCGCGATGGTGCGCAGGCGGCTGGTGGAGCCGGGATTGCCGATGACGAAGCTGGCATCGCCTTCCTTGCTGCCCTCGGTCGACCATTTGAAATGGTTCGGGCTCTTGATCGGCTTGCCATCCTCGTAAACGCGCAGCAGCGACATGTCGAGCGCGTAGCGCGGGAAGTTGAAATTGTCGGGGTCGCCGCCGAAGGAGGCTGCAGCGGCCTCCGGCGCGAAGGCCAGACGCACATCCTGATAGCGCTTGTACTTGTACAGGTTATAGCGGCCGCCCTGATACAGGGTCACGGCATCACAGCGCAGCTTGGCGTCGCCGCCGGCGCAGTTCTTCTCGATATCGGCCAGAACCGTGCGGCGGGCATTGGCGAATTCTTGGCCGGTCTTGCCGGCGGTGGCGGCTTCGACCTGGGCGGTGACGTCGGTGATTTCAACCAGCTGGTTGATCTCAATCCCGGCGCAGCTCTTCTCTTCCGGGCGGGTCTTGGCCAGGAAACCGTCGGCCTGATAATCCTTGTCGGCGGAGGAGAGTTCGGCGATGCAGTCGGCGACGCAATGGTGATTGGTCATCACCAAACCTTCGCCCGACACGAAGCTGCCGGAGCAGCCGCCGGCCAGACGCACATAGGAAAGCTGCGCCTTCTTCAGCCACTTGGCGTCCGGCGTGAAGCCGGTGGCCTTGGCGATGGCCGCCGTCGGCACATTGTCGATGGTCCACATGCCTTCATCGGCATGGGCCGCACCCACCAGCAGGGCGATGGTCGCAGCGGTCGATACCGCCAGCTTCACCGTCTTCACCATGTTCGTTCCCGTCCTTCGTTCCGCTTAAGCGCGTTTGTGTCCTGGATGCTGTGACCCACAGGCGCGAGCGCGCGCAGGTCAGGGGCGGCACCATGCGCCCAAGCCATGGGGCCGGTCAACGACCGGATGGGGCCAGTTTACAGCGGTGGCATGGTACCGCAGCCCAGCCTGCTTTATCCGCGCTGTGGTGACCTATGGCGCGGACGCGCGCATGGGGGCGATGGCTGGGGCATTGTCGCGGCGAAACCGGCTCTGATGGAGAATGCCTGTGACCGCCGATGCTGTTGACCGCCGCCAACTACTGCTGGCTGGGATGGCCATCGCAGGAGTCTCTGTCGCGGATCAGGGCGCTTTGGCGCAGGAGACGGGGGCGATCCCCGCGGCGGCGGCGGCCGGTGTGCAGCAGGACATGGCCCCCTGCCGTTTCGGCGCAATCCATTACCATTTTGTCAAACCGGCAAAGCCGACGGGCAAGCTGCCGGTCATGTGCTTTCACGCCTCCCCCGGATCGGGCCTGGGTTTCACCCGGTTCCTGCCGTTTCTGGGCAGTGACCGGATGGTGATTGCCGCTGACAATCCGGGCTTTGGCCTGTCGGATCGTCCGCCGCAGCCATCCACCATCGCCGATTTCGCTGGTGCGATGAGCGATCTGATGGATGCGCTTAACCTCAAACAAGTCGATCTTGTCGGCAGCCATACAGGCTCCGCCACGGCGGTGGAGCTGACGCGGCAGCGACCGGGTGCTGTGCGGCGTCTGGTCCTGCATTCTGCTCCGCTATTCACGCCCCAGGAAATTGCCGATTACAAGGTCCGCCTTGCCGGCAGCCATCCCGAAAGCCTGGATCAGGCCGCGGCCCAATTGCCCGACCTCTGGTCGAAATTTGCCCGCATGCGCAATGAACTGGGCGACGATGTGGCCTGGAAGGTCTTCTGGGAAATGAACCGCGATCCGCTGCATCGCGGATGGGGGCATGATGCAGCCTTCGCCTATGATTATGCCGGCGGGTTGAAACAGGTCAAACAGCCGACCTTGATCCTGAATCCACAGGAAAGCATGTCACCTGTAACGGCGCGTGCGCGCGGGATAGCGCCAAACATCCAAGTCATGGACTTGCCCTGGACCGGTGGTCTGTTCAGCCTTCATGCCCAGGATGTGGCCCCGCTGGTGCGCGCCCATCTGGACGCCTGACTAGGTCCGGGATCAGGCATTGGCGGCGCGGCGGCGCATGAAATCATCCAGGGCGCCGTTCATTTCCTTCAAAAGAGCCGCCACCATCGGGTCATTCTGGGCATGGCGCCAGACCGCCCCCATACGCGGATGGTCGGCGAACATGTCGATGCCGCCAAAAGCCGGCAGGAACTTTTCCAGGAAAAAACAGGCTGGCACCATGGCGCAGTCGGCCAGGGTGAAACGGTCGCCCATGCACCAGGGACCGTCGATGAAGGTTTCCAGCCCATCGCGCCCGCGCTTCAGTTCCGCCAGCTTCTCCCCCACCAGACGCGCATCGCGGGTGGCGGGGTTCATCTGCCCCAGCAGGCCCAGAAGGGCGGGCAGGATATAAAGATCGGCGGCCCGGCTGATGATGCGGGCGCGGGCGCGTTCCAGATCGCTGCCGGGCAGGATGGGTTTGTCCGGGAAGCGTTCGTCCAGGAATTCGCAGATCACCTCGGACTCGATGATCGTGGTCCCGCCCGCATCCAGGGCCGGCATCTTGCCATAGGGATTGATGGCCAGATACTCCGCCGATTTCAGCCCGCCGCCCGGTGGTGGCACCACCGGGATGTCCAGCCCCTTGTACCGGATCGCCAGCAGGACCCGGGTGACATAGGGGCTGAGCACGACACCATAAAGCTTCATCTTCTCAATCTCCGGTCGGTCGCCCGTACGGCCATCCACCCCCTACATAGCGCGATGCGGCACAGGGGGGTAGGGGGCAATGGCCCGCGCATGGTCGTATCCTGCATGCCCCTAGGCTTGACCCGGGCCCCAGCTTGCGGCCATCAAGGGGTGAAGATAATGCTGGGATATGCTGAATGCGAATTGCCGCCGCCCTGTGCTTGACCCTGATTGCGCTGCCCGGTCTGGCCCATGCCGCGTCGGTTCCGCCGGGCCTTTCCGCCGGCATCGCAGGTCCGGTTCTCACCTATGTGCATCTGTTCGGCCTTCTGGGTTTGGGCCTATGGCTGGATATGCAGGGGCGGGGAACGCCTGGGGCGGGGGCGGGCCTGGCGCTGGCCGCCGGGATCATTGCGGGCCTGTTGACGCGGGCCGGCTTGCATCTGCCCTTCGCCGGTCTGGCGCTAGAGGCATCGCTGATCGTGCTGGGCGGGTTGCTGGCAGCGACCTTTACCCTGCCGGCGGTGATCGGTCTGGTGATGGCGGCGGCGGTAGGTGCCCTGCATGGGATCAGCCTGTCGCAATGGGGCGGGCCCGTTACGGGAAACGCCCTGTTCTGGCCCGGAATGTTGATGGGCTGTGTTCTGGTTCTGTCTTCGGGCGTGGGCCTGTCGGCCACCTTGTACCAGATTGGTGGGGGCAAGGCCTCGCGCGTGGCGGGTGGTGGCATCGCCCTGCTCGGCCTTTTGATGCTGTTGAATGTTTTGTGACAAAAACCGTTGGATATCGGCCACACGACCCCGACTTTTGTCGCTGCCTATACCATTTCGTCCCCGTTCCGGTTGCGAACATTGTTCGGCAGGCGCACCATAGTATGGTCGTAAGCCACAAGGGAAAGGGCGCTTAGGCCATGCCCAATCCAGCCGAACCCCCGCAAACCGTCCCGCCCGAAGCTGAAACCCATCCCGGTCTTCTGCGACGACGCAGCCTGTTGGCCGGTGGCATGGCCCTGGTGACGGTATCTGCCCTGCCGGGCCTGGCCCGGGCGGCGTCGGAACAGGTGCGGTTTTTCCAGATCGGCACCGGTACCACGGGCGGCACCTATTTCCTGATCGGCGGCCTGTTGGCCAATGCGGTTTCCAATCCGCCCGGTTCACGCCCCTGTGACCGGGGGGGCGCCTGCGGTGTGCCGGGCCTGATCGTGGTGGCACAGGCGACGTCGGGGGCGGTGGACAATATCGGCCTGATGCGCTCACGCCGTCTGGAATCGGCGCTGGTCCAGGCCGACATCGCGCATCTGGCCATGACCGGACAGGACCCGTTCCAGAAAACGGCCTATCCCGACCTGCGCGCCATCGCCAATCTTTACACCGAAACCATCCATCTGGTGACCCGCGCCAATAGCGGTATCAAGAATCCGGCAGACCTAAAGGGCAAACGGGTGGCATTGGGTGAGCAGGGGTCGGGCACGCTGGTGACGGCGCGCGCCTTGCTGGCCACCTATGGTCTGTCTGAAAAAACGGTGAAGCCCTTTTATCTCAGCCCCGCCGCCGGCGGTGACCGGCTGGAGGCGGGGGAACTGGACGCCTTCCTGATCGTCGGTGGCTATCCATTGCCGGCGGTTGCCGATCTGGCTCGGCGCCTGCCCATCGCTCTGGTGCCCTTCGATGATGCCCGTGCGGCGCAACTCATGAAGCGCATGCCGCATTTCACGGAAACCCGGATCGATGCGGATACTTATGACGGGGTTCCGGCCACGCGCACACTGGGCGTCGGGGGTGTCTGGGTGGTGCGCGGCGATCTGAAGCCGGAACTGGTGCATGACATCACAGCGGCGCTGTGGAACGAACAGACGCGGTCGATGCTGGATAATGGGCATCCGCGTGGCAAATCCATCCAATTGGCCACGGCCCTGTCGGCACTTCCCATTCCGCTGCATCCCGGTGCTGAACGGTTTTATCGGGCCAAGGGCATGATCAAAGGCAATGAACCCGCACCCAAGATGCCGGCCACGCATTGAGGGCACGCACGTAGTAAATTGTCCCGTCTGTCCATAGTTCGCTTTCCCGGGTTGACCGGAGGAAACATACAAAGATAACCTTCGTCCTGTTGGCTGCGGCGGGACAGGTGGCACATGGGACGGGTGATGGCAGGATGGCGGTGGCCGGCAGCCTTGTCCGGTACCTTGCTCGGCCGCTTTGTCGTGCGGCTGGCCGGATGGTCCATGCTGGTCGTTCTGGCCTTGACGGCGATCGTCTATTCAACCATTTACGACCGGGAGGAACGGGAGGCGCTGGACAGTTTGAAGGCGCATCTTCTGGAACGCGGGCGCACAGAAAGCGCCATTTTTCAGCTTGCTGCCTCCAATATGGAGCTGTTTCGCGACCGTTTCCTGGCGCTCTATGCCGATCCTGCGATTTTAGCCGACCCGGATTTTGATACCTTCTTTGAACGTGGGGCCGATGGTGCCACGCGTCTGCGTCAGCAATATTTCGACAGTATGGTGGGGCCCGATGGTATCCGCCGCGCTGGCATGTCGGGTTTCATTGGCGCAAACCAGAAGGTTATTTCCGACGAACTGAAGCGCCGTCTTGTCCTGTCCTATCATCTTCTGGCTGAATACGGTCCGGCCTGGCACAATCGATTCATCAATACGACGATCAGCACGCCGGAAAATGCCATGATTATGTTCTGGCCTGCCTTTGCCTGGGGGCGGGAGGTTGAGGCCGATCTGGACATGACGGCCTTTTCCGTCGTGCGATCCACCATGTTCGCGGAGAATCCCGACCGTCACGCCGTCTGGACACCGCTTTACCATGACCACACGGCCAAGGCCTGGATGGTGACCTATCAGTTGCCTGTCGATTATCAGGGCAAGCATCTGATCAATGCCGGTCATGACGTGCTGGTCAATGATCTGATGGACCGGTTGATCACCGACCATCTGCCGGGATCGTACAATTTCGTCATGGCGGCGGACGGTCATCTGGTGGCGCATCCGCTGTGGATGGACCGGCTGCGCAAGGAACTGGCCACCATCAATCTGAAGAAGCTTGGTGATGAAGGCCTGCTGCGAACCCATGCCCTGATCCGCGACAGCGTGGAACGGCGTAAAAGCGATCCTGGCCCGGATGAGAATGTCTGGATCGTTGATGATGTGGCCGATGACGCGTACTTGGCTGTCACGCGCCTGGATGGCCCCGACTGGTGGTTTGTGGCCCGTTATCCTAAGGCGCTGGTGGCGGCCAAGGCGCATCAGGCAGCCAGTGCCATCATGGCCATGGGTACCGCCTATTTCCTGGCCATGCTGGTTCTGGTCTTCGTTCTGCTGCGCCGTCAGGTGGCCGACCCGATCCTGCAATTGAAGAACGCGTCGGAGAAGGTGGCGGCGGGCGATTACGCCGCCGTCGCTGACGGCGAAACGCCGTTGCCGACGGCGACGCAGGACGAGATCGGCCTGCTGGCCCGCTCGTTCCAGGATATGGCGGTGCGCGTGCGGGAGGCCAGCGACAGCCTTGCCGAACAGGTGGCCCTGCGGACCGAGGCGCTGGACGCCGCCAACAAGCAGTTGGAGGAATGGAGCCTGCACGACGCCCTGACAGGCGCCCATAACCGCCGCGCCTTCGATGCCGACCTGCGCAGCGTGTTCGATCTGGCGCAGCGTCAGGGCAAGGCCAGCTTCGCGCTGCTTATGGCCGATATCGACCATTTCCAGGCCTACAACAGCGCCTATGGGGAGGCAGCGGGCGACCAGATCCTGCGCACCCTGTTCCGGGTGCTGGCCCGGCAGGTGGGGCAGGGGGACCGGGTCTATCGCCATGGCGGTGCACGGGCGGCCATCATCCTGACCGAAACCGATCCGGTGGCACTGGAGGCACGGGTACGGGCGTTGCTGGACGACGTGGCGGCCCTGGCCCTTCCGCATCAGAAAAGCCCGCATGGCATCGTGACCCTATCGGCGGGATTGGCCCGTTTCAAGCAGGACATGGCGACTCCCGCCGACATGGCGCGGCTGGCCGATGACCGGCTGGCCGCGGCACGGGCCGGGGGGCATAACCGACTGGTGGCGTAGGATCAGGCCTCCTGCGCCGCCGTCTTCTCCACTGCCGCCTTTTCGCTGCGGCGGCGGGTCAGTCTGGATAGAGACAGGCTGAAGATCGTCATCAGGATGGCGCAGAAGATGGCGGACCAGATGACCTTGGCCAGCGACGGGTTGTTCAGGTTGAAATAGGCCAACTGCCCGATATTCAGCAGAACAACGCCGCGCAGCATCCATTCCACATTGATCTTGGCCAGGATATAGGCCCCGAACGGTGCCATGAACAACACCACCGGATAAGCGCACAGCCAGGTCCGCACCTGGTATTCCGTCAGGCCGGCATCATGGAAATGTCGGTAGGCATAACCAAGGATGGATATTGCGGCCATCAGGATGATGGACATATGCGTCGCCACCTTTTCCTTTATGCGGAACCGGGTGACCAGCAGGGTATAGATCACGATATCGGCGCCGGTGCCGAACAGGCTGGCACATAGGCCACCCACGATCAGCACCAGACCCAGCAGCGCATGATCCCGCCAGCCCGCCGTTTCCAGACGGGGCCGGTCACCGCGATGGTCGCTCCAGACATAGGCAATGGCGAAGGTGGTGATCAGGCTGAGGAACAGAGCCTGGATGATGTAGACAGGCAGCGATTGCAAAAGCAGCATACCGGCCACGAAGCCCACGAAACAGACGGGGATGAAGGCCAGCAGGGGCTTGTAGTCCCTGATAACGTTGTCTTTGTGGGACAGAATGAAGATGCTGGCGCTGGTCATGCCGATGCTCTGGATCATCAGGCTGAAATCGCGCGCCATGGTACGGTCGACGGACAGGAAGATGTTCAGAACGGGAAAGGCCACGGCCCCGCCGCCTTCTGGCGTCAGCCCTGCAACGAAGGCCCCCAGCACCATGATGGCCGGGTAATACCAGTGTCCAGCGAGGAAACCCAGGTCATTGAAAGCGGTAAACAGGATCAGCCACAGGCCGAACATGCCGACGAACCAGCCGGTGAAGATACGGCTTTGAAACAAGGGTCCCTCCCAGGGCGCTTTCTTGATATTTAGCAAGAATGGACACGGATCGCGGCGCGGGTCAACGGCAGCCCGCTTCCTTTCCGGGCGCAGGCTTCGTATCCTTGTGGCCTGTGGTTGAAAGGATGGTTCGATGAGCGCGCAGATCCCCCTGATCCTGGACGGCGATCCCGGCACCGATGATCTTCTGGCGTGGATGTGGGTGCTGGCCCTGCCGCACCGCGCGCGGGTACTGGGGATCAGTGCCGTGAACGGCAATGTCACGCTGGACCGGACGACGGCCAATGCCCTCGCCTTCCTAGACCATGTCGGCGCGCCTGATATCCCCGTGCATGCCGGTGCCAAGGCGCCGTTGGGCAAGGATGAACCGCCGCCCGGCGACGGGGCCTTTGCTGAATCCGGCCTGGGCGATCTGGTGCTGGCCCCGTCCGCACGACAGGCCGCGTCGCATGATGCGGTCGGCTGGATGGCGCAGACCCTGCGCTCCATGCCGGTGCGGACCGTGACGATCCTGGCGACGGGACCGCTGACCAATCTGGCGTTGTTGCGCGCGACGGCACCCGATGCCTATGCCCGTATCGGGCGGATCGTCGCCATGGGCGGATCATTTGGGCCGTTGCCGCCCAATTTTGTGCGCCGGGGCAATGTCACCCCCTTTGCCGAGTTCAATTTCTGGATGGATGCGGCGGCGGCGCAATCGGTGCTGAATGGCGGGGTGCCGGTGGTGCTGGCCCCGGCCGATGTCACACATCAGCTGATTTCCACCCCCACCCGGCTGGCCGCCGCCCGTGCCCTGCCTAAATTTGGGGAGGAGGTGGCGCGCATGCTGCACGCGCCCTATCACTTGGATAAGCCGAAATTCCATACTGAGGGGGCGTTCCTGCATGATCCCACGGCGGTGGCCGGCCTGTTCCATCCCGACCTGTTCGAAACGGTCCGCGCCCAGACGCATATC from Niveispirillum cyanobacteriorum includes these protein-coding regions:
- the rpsI gene encoding 30S ribosomal protein S9: MATINSLADLKAGAAAASVAADPAAPAEPKLDAFGRAYATGKRKNAVARVWVKPGTGKITVNGRELAVYFARPVLRMMINQPFQITSRIEQFDIIATVSGGGLSGQAGALRHGISKALTYFEPGLRPPLKAAGLLTRDSRVVERKKYGKAKARRSFQFSKR
- the rplM gene encoding 50S ribosomal protein L13; the encoded protein is MKTFNLKPSEIEKNWILIDAEGVVLGRLASQIALILRGKTKPTYTPFLDCGDNVIVINAEKVVLTGNKRNDAMFYWHTGFPGGIKGRSAGQILDGRFPERVIIKAVERMIKRSPLGRRQMGNLRVYAGAEHPHAAQSPVVLDLAAKNAKNKRSA
- a CDS encoding S46 family peptidase — encoded protein: MVKTVKLAVSTAATIALLVGAAHADEGMWTIDNVPTAAIAKATGFTPDAKWLKKAQLSYVRLAGGCSGSFVSGEGLVMTNHHCVADCIAELSSADKDYQADGFLAKTRPEEKSCAGIEINQLVEITDVTAQVEAATAGKTGQEFANARRTVLADIEKNCAGGDAKLRCDAVTLYQGGRYNLYKYKRYQDVRLAFAPEAAAASFGGDPDNFNFPRYALDMSLLRVYEDGKPIKSPNHFKWSTEGSKEGDASFVIGNPGSTSRLRTIAELEFVRDNVAPSFLFFAQEKRGRLIEFGRENADRNREAFDDLNSIENSIKVWKGRQMALADKEFFGAKVKAEQELRAKIAADPKLAAQVGDAFEQIEKAQARYVQLYQRLIHLERMRAFDSVLAMNARLVLRAGDERLLPSGQRLREYGDSRLPALKQRLSNPAPVHADLEVALLTFSLTKFREQFGPDDALVKAVLGKQSPDQVAAAAVKASKLGDPAERLRLFEGGKAAIDASDDPMIKLMRVVDAAARAARKSVEEEVDAVVEQAQARIAKARFALYGDSVYPDATLSLRLSYGKMQGWTELDGTEVKPYTTIGGLYERDTGAFPFDMAKSWDDAKGKVNMATPYNAVSTNDIIGGNSGSAAINAKGEVIGLVFDGNIHSLSGDYGYEPKRNRTVMVDVRGMSEALRNVYGAQHIVKELGLK
- a CDS encoding alpha/beta fold hydrolase: MTADAVDRRQLLLAGMAIAGVSVADQGALAQETGAIPAAAAAGVQQDMAPCRFGAIHYHFVKPAKPTGKLPVMCFHASPGSGLGFTRFLPFLGSDRMVIAADNPGFGLSDRPPQPSTIADFAGAMSDLMDALNLKQVDLVGSHTGSATAVELTRQRPGAVRRLVLHSAPLFTPQEIADYKVRLAGSHPESLDQAAAQLPDLWSKFARMRNELGDDVAWKVFWEMNRDPLHRGWGHDAAFAYDYAGGLKQVKQPTLILNPQESMSPVTARARGIAPNIQVMDLPWTGGLFSLHAQDVAPLVRAHLDA
- a CDS encoding glutathione S-transferase family protein → MKLYGVVLSPYVTRVLLAIRYKGLDIPVVPPPGGGLKSAEYLAINPYGKMPALDAGGTTIIESEVICEFLDERFPDKPILPGSDLERARARIISRAADLYILPALLGLLGQMNPATRDARLVGEKLAELKRGRDGLETFIDGPWCMGDRFTLADCAMVPACFFLEKFLPAFGGIDMFADHPRMGAVWRHAQNDPMVAALLKEMNGALDDFMRRRAANA
- a CDS encoding HupE/UreJ family protein, which encodes MRIAAALCLTLIALPGLAHAASVPPGLSAGIAGPVLTYVHLFGLLGLGLWLDMQGRGTPGAGAGLALAAGIIAGLLTRAGLHLPFAGLALEASLIVLGGLLAATFTLPAVIGLVMAAAVGALHGISLSQWGGPVTGNALFWPGMLMGCVLVLSSGVGLSATLYQIGGGKASRVAGGGIALLGLLMLLNVL
- a CDS encoding TAXI family TRAP transporter solute-binding subunit, with the translated sequence MPNPAEPPQTVPPEAETHPGLLRRRSLLAGGMALVTVSALPGLARAASEQVRFFQIGTGTTGGTYFLIGGLLANAVSNPPGSRPCDRGGACGVPGLIVVAQATSGAVDNIGLMRSRRLESALVQADIAHLAMTGQDPFQKTAYPDLRAIANLYTETIHLVTRANSGIKNPADLKGKRVALGEQGSGTLVTARALLATYGLSEKTVKPFYLSPAAGGDRLEAGELDAFLIVGGYPLPAVADLARRLPIALVPFDDARAAQLMKRMPHFTETRIDADTYDGVPATRTLGVGGVWVVRGDLKPELVHDITAALWNEQTRSMLDNGHPRGKSIQLATALSALPIPLHPGAERFYRAKGMIKGNEPAPKMPATH
- a CDS encoding GGDEF domain-containing protein, giving the protein MSGTLLGRFVVRLAGWSMLVVLALTAIVYSTIYDREEREALDSLKAHLLERGRTESAIFQLAASNMELFRDRFLALYADPAILADPDFDTFFERGADGATRLRQQYFDSMVGPDGIRRAGMSGFIGANQKVISDELKRRLVLSYHLLAEYGPAWHNRFINTTISTPENAMIMFWPAFAWGREVEADLDMTAFSVVRSTMFAENPDRHAVWTPLYHDHTAKAWMVTYQLPVDYQGKHLINAGHDVLVNDLMDRLITDHLPGSYNFVMAADGHLVAHPLWMDRLRKELATINLKKLGDEGLLRTHALIRDSVERRKSDPGPDENVWIVDDVADDAYLAVTRLDGPDWWFVARYPKALVAAKAHQAASAIMAMGTAYFLAMLVLVFVLLRRQVADPILQLKNASEKVAAGDYAAVADGETPLPTATQDEIGLLARSFQDMAVRVREASDSLAEQVALRTEALDAANKQLEEWSLHDALTGAHNRRAFDADLRSVFDLAQRQGKASFALLMADIDHFQAYNSAYGEAAGDQILRTLFRVLARQVGQGDRVYRHGGARAAIILTETDPVALEARVRALLDDVAALALPHQKSPHGIVTLSAGLARFKQDMATPADMARLADDRLAAARAGGHNRLVA
- a CDS encoding sulfite exporter TauE/SafE family protein, with product MFQSRIFTGWFVGMFGLWLILFTAFNDLGFLAGHWYYPAIMVLGAFVAGLTPEGGGAVAFPVLNIFLSVDRTMARDFSLMIQSIGMTSASIFILSHKDNVIRDYKPLLAFIPVCFVGFVAGMLLLQSLPVYIIQALFLSLITTFAIAYVWSDHRGDRPRLETAGWRDHALLGLVLIVGGLCASLFGTGADIVIYTLLVTRFRIKEKVATHMSIILMAAISILGYAYRHFHDAGLTEYQVRTWLCAYPVVLFMAPFGAYILAKINVEWMLRGVVLLNIGQLAYFNLNNPSLAKVIWSAIFCAILMTIFSLSLSRLTRRRSEKAAVEKTAAQEA